Part of the Cloacibacterium caeni genome is shown below.
CAACTAATGCATTGTGAGCATCAGCATTATCTAATTTTTGTTTTAGAATAGTTTCTGCAATTTCTACAGAAAGAGAACCAATTTGATTTTTGATATCAGCCATTGCTGCATTTTTCTCAGCATTGATTGATTGTTTTGCTTGTTCAATCATTTTGTCTCCTTCAGATTTTGCAAGGTCTTTTGCTTCTCCTACGATTTTGTCTTTTAACTCTCTTGCTTCTTTTAAGATGGCATCACGTTCAGCTTTAGCTTCGCGGATGATTCTCTCATTGTCTGCTTTAAGATTTGCAACTTCTTCTTTAGCCAATTTAGCTTGGTTAATAGCGTCTTGAATAGAAACTTCTCTCTCATT
Proteins encoded:
- a CDS encoding F0F1 ATP synthase subunit B produces the protein MGLLENFSSGLFIIQSVIFLILLFVLGKFAWKPILTALNEREVSIQDAINQAKLAKEEVANLKADNERIIREAKAERDAILKEARELKDKIVGEAKDLAKSEGDKMIEQAKQSINAEKNAAMADIKNQIGSLSVEIAETILKQKLDNADAHNALVEKIINKSNLN